The window CTTCTTCGCTTATTACCAATCTGATGATACTGGATATACCGGTAGATAGTAAACCCATGGGTTCTGACGATGAGGTGGTCAGGGTACAAGATGGAAGAGGCACATTTGATTTTTGTACAAACATGTAGACTAAACCAAAAAGTTAAAGGCATACCATTTCTCTTTTTAGTAAAAGTAATTTCAAATTATCATGAACATAAACTGTTAATATATTTAGTTAGCTTAAGGTAAGGTGGGACTGACTTCGTTGTAAGTACaaattccatatacatgtaacgcTCATTGTATTGGTGTTTTGAGTGTATTGTGATTTTATAACATGTTTTCTGTATTGGTGTTCTGAGTGTATTGTGTTTTTATAACATGTTTTCTGTATTGGTGTTCTGAGTGTATTGTGTGTTGACCTTTCAGACAGCTGATATTCAACCATCGTCAGGCCCTCCTAGAACAGCTGTCTCAGGAGACGGACGCCGCCATGCTTCTACACCTGTCGGTGGTTGTTCTGTTCCAGACCTTCACGTCCAATATAGTTCATGCCCCCGGCAAATGTGTTCCCCAAATTGTCACCTTTCTCCAACCATATCTACCACCCGAGCAACATGATCTACTAACACGCATGCAGGGTAAGTCAAGGAATGGTTTTCCGATAATTATGCAGGGAGAAATAAATTACTCAATCCCCTAATCTATCAATTACTAGGTAATAGTTTCCAATATCTTACAGTTTTGGTATCATCATGTATGGTACCAATATGTGTGTTCATCTGTTATACTAAAGGCTCCGTTTCACAACTTTGTTTCACTTGTACTTGTCATTATACAAGGTCGTAACTCACAATGTAATTAAACAACTGTACCTATGTTGAATACTGTTTAACCAGTATTGTTAAAGTTTTGGGCTTGATATTCATCTGGTGATccaaatcaattttatttgatttagtttgttatttaattaatcaGAAATTTTAGGCTGTTAATTGGCATGCctttcacatttattttttaaccatatatgGTAAGGTGGCATACCATTTTTGGTTACAGTATTTtgataaatgcatgtacatatactaTGTGTTTGGTATCTTTCAGACCTTGTGATACAACAGATGAAGTTACAGAGTGAGGACAAAGATGGGTCAGAGGTCATGGCTGAAATGGACAAATTAAAACCTCAGGTCGTAGACATGGCTACCAAGACAAAGAAAACATCACCGAAACAGGAggaagaaaagtgaaaaaattacaaacaagAATTTGAAAATGTGATAGAATAATTACCTGGTGAAGGGACGAAATATCACACCAGTGAGGAGGCTATGGGAAAACATTATTCAGGAATAGATTTGATAGAACTTGTTGTAATAAGTGTAGATAATGAGTTGTTGAAGTATTATTTCTCATATTTATTGTGCATCTTAAGTTTCCTTTGTGACGACTTTCACTTATAAATTACAATACATCTGCTGAAGtgattttttagaatttttctcTCATTTGCATCTACGGTACTTAGATTTCGGTGAATTCACAAGACTGTAAACTTTGATGGTACACGtatatgtaaaacttgaaatatatactgtagaagcagaaatatttgttgaggatttaatttcataatttttgttggcagtataaatcaatgaaataaaattcaagatGGAATTTTTAACTTGAGTTTTAATGAATCGAGAGCTGATACGCAATACATATTAGGGATTACGAtataacgaaattaaatatgaaactgCATTaggtttaaaaacaacaaaattttaacccaacaaaaatatgtgcttctacagtaaaTGTACTGAAAATTgttataaacttttattcaataatacatgtactgcttTATCCAAGTATGCTGTGGTGAAAGTGACTTGGATGATACATGGGCAAATTGATCACTTCATGGAGCCTGTAGAATGGGGCTCTAGTAATagacacatttttaaaatttcctaaTGATATAATCTATAttaatgattaatataaattaaatcataattaCTTGTGTACTTCATACAAGATACATTGATGGTTTgataaattcaattaaaaacatGCATGTATAGTATAATCTACATCTGCAGCAGTTCTGAGTGAAAGTGTGCAATGCCACCATGTAGGCACAGATTGTTGCTGGCCTTTTTAAACTCCATCAAGGTCCATGGACCactcttaatatatatataactttattaataattcaaaatttagatcttaatacataaatttatatccatgtacattgtacatgcataAAGTTTTAATGATACAAAGcctaatactgtggtttcatcaatattcgttgaataccaattttcgtggatttcattgttaagtttatccatgaaattaagtgttcattgaagtgcaatttctaccAATAATTTGTATTGAAAGGATCAATGGCCACAAATTTAAGTATCCTTGAAACCATGTTTtttactttatccacgaaaattgataccctcgAATATTATTGAAACGACAGTATGTGTTTACATGCGTGAGCaaacacaaaattaaatcccGGCGTTGttgataaaacacaaaaaaaatattttctgtctCTTGAAATAGGTGTAAGTGCTAAATTTTATTTGCGCCAATGTATAAGCACTTGCATTAGCATTAAAATATGTATGTGCCAAGTTATTTTTTCGTTTTACAGTGattaaaaatatgcaattcAATGATGGTGAAACTAAACAATTTATTGTATGTAAGTATGGCTTATATTGTAAGCATAGATATTGGAATGAACAATGTGCCCTATAACAAATCATTctgaaaactacatgtaaacatatttcaacatatCACATAAAATTAGTAATCAAGAAATATACCTGATTTTTTACAAGTACTACAAGTAAATAAGTTGTAAGTAGGAATGCTATATAGATTAATGCTGTAAAAGCAAAAATCTTTAGAAAAATGAAGCTCTGTCATTCATATTCCTGAGATGAATAAATGTAGTAAAATTCATCTGAGCAAAAaagtactggtacatgtacttggatCATGTTTATCACATATACcagtaaataaaaagtaaatgaagtaacaagaaaatatatcaaaatattagtTCTGAGACAGTAATGGTTGTCTTTCCTGATCTTGTTCGTGCTGTACAGATGACAGTGTTTCCTGAGTAATCTGATGGGTACCTTTACCATCCTTGTTTGTATTCAGTTTGCTGAAAGATATGATCAACATTGTCAAGGCCATGACTAGCAGTCCAATCATTACCCCAAACATAATGTATGGTTTGTCAATGGTTGATCCCGCCCACAGTGGGGCCAAAATACAGCTGACCCCCACTACACTCCTCCTAATTCCCTGGCTAAGTCCTTGGGAGTCTTTCCTGGTCAATTTCGAGAACAAAGATATGCTGCATACAACCAAAAATGGCAATGCTATCATGTCTAGAATTATACCTAGTGCAAAAAAAGCAATGTTTTTCTGAGGATTATCTGGTGAGGTGTGAGGGACTACGTACATTAACCAACAATTGGCAAGAGTGAGTATGGCACAGCCAAACACTAGCATGGTACGGTCCTGCAATCGCTTGCTGAGAAATCTCACTAACATGAAAACAAGAACCACTTCTACCCCAGCTATACAATACATGAGGCTGTTTTCAATCTCGCCCCAATTTAGTAATTTCTGGGATAAAGGTGTTGCCATGGTTTCTAGTGCCACCTGGTTGAAAAAGCTGTTGAACTGTAATGCaatcaaaacaattatttccTCACGAATGTAGTCATCATACAATAATTTTAATGTCAGTTTTCTGCATTTTTCATCGTCGTTAGAACCGATAATTCTTTTCTGGCTGTTGATTTCCTCTGTGGCTCTAATTTCATGTTCACTGTTCCCATGTATAATATGAAGAtctgtgaaaaagaaaataagtaaCAAACACTGCAACGTCCACATGCAAGCCATAAATGCACCTGGAGCACTGAATTTATCCACAAGAAATGGTCCAATGTAGAAGTGAGAAAGACGTAGAAAAAAGTTGAGTCCTGGTCCAAATATAAGCCCTAGTTGTCTCATGGACACGAGGGTAGATATAATGCCTGTTCTATCCTCCTCTGACGTCACTCTACCTATTTCGGCCAGGATTAGGGCCTCCCCACCGGCACCTAACCCACTCACTAATCGGCTGCCCAATAAAAACCACTTTGAGATCCCCATGAAATACATCGCATTTCCAGCTATTTCCCACAGAGTACAAAGAATCAGCAGAAGTTTAGGTCTCCGAAATACGTCCGCGCACCTGCCGATTACGGGTGAGAACAAGAGCGCCGAGAAACTGAAAGCGGATAGAACAAATCCGAGGAAATACGGGCGAGCACTGAAGTCGTTCTTCATGTAAAGCCACAATGTCGGGAGAATCACAGCGTATTCTATTCCTCCCATTAGAAAGAATAATCCACATATCAAGTATGTCATGCGTTTTCTGCATTTCTGTGACATTAGaaagttattgttttttctttggCAGGTTACGCAGACGTATCGGAGAAGATAAACCAAGCAGAAATTCAATATATTTCCGGTTTGTAGGTGCATAGCAATTCGATGAAAGTTGTTTCCCGTTACATTTATTTCTACACAcgtacatgcaagataaattatgtacatcaacattagaaaattaaaaatttaatattatcattttcattaattttaatgatcaaCATACAATAAAATTATGTCTATGATACGTTTGAATAGGTCGAGATCATTAATTATATTGACATaccattaatataataaaaattagaCTTGTAAAAATACGTCTTATTCTAATAAGATGTGGTTGACATGCAAATTCCGATCAAGGTGGAGGGCACTATAGGTCGGGGGAGGGTGGACTGTCCTATTTTTTATCgaaacaaacatttttctaaaattatgaCCTCCCCCTGTCtgaataaaaatgtttcttttcttCATAGCGAGAGAACAAGACATCAACAGCGTGGACGTGTGCCGTACGATCAACGAAGATGAGGTGCCATGCCACCGTGCTGCAGAAGGGAGACTCCTTTGTTAGAGGTCCTGCCCAGCATTGCCATCCGGGAGATCTGAAACTTCCAGTGCTGAAGAAGATTTCTTCTAAGGTATAAAGGTCTAACGAACAGTATAATTCATATGTTTATTTTGCCACTAAATGTTAATATTTCaatgtctattttttttattcacaggCGAAGGAGATTGCCAGACAACAGGTGTTCAGACAGGCCCGGGACATCGTAGAGAAAACCGTCGCTGATCAGTTGGTTGATGACCAGAGGTTCCTCGCCCCAAAGTCATCAAACGTGAAGCGTTACGTCAATCGACACAGAGCTGGCTTCAGACCGACAGAGCCATCGAATCTGGATTTTGAGGTAAACTGGTAAACACTGTACTTCTTTTTTATCCTCTACATGAATATGCTcgtgttttcattattttaatatctCTCTTTTACTCTGTAGATTGACATGAATTTCTTGGGCTGTCCTGACTTCTTGTTAGCTGACATCAGTCATGATGGTGCCAGGCATCTTGTCTTCGCCACGGATCACCAGCTTGGGTTACTTGGAAATGCCAAGAGATGGTACATTGATGGCACATTCAAGGTAAGCAAAATGTAAATTCAGTATTATTTAaagtataaaagaaataaaataatcaagaacTATTGGATGATTATGATTTTGTCTTTCACAGATTGTTCCCAGCTTCATGAAACCCAACGGCCAGCTTCTCTCCATCCATGCCTTCGTTCACAAAGATGGGAAGTCGATGCAGTTCCCGTTGGTGTTTGCACTGATGTCTAGGCGACGCAAAGAAGATTATGTTGaggtaaaaatattatatttgttttaatagttttaattGAATACGCCTGTGTTGTTAATATTATTaatagttatttattttttatgtaggtCTTCAGGGCAATTCAGGGTCGACTGGACAGTGTTGCTGTGGAGATGATGACAGCAGATTTTGAAGCAGGTGTGTActattgatttaatgaaatataggTGACATACATTAAAGTTAACGATATATATTAATgcgaattaaaaaataagatatttttaatgaactTAATTATGTAACAATCCAGAATAGAATTAATTATGTTCTACATATTTTCAGGTGTATGGCAGGCCATTCGGCAGGTTTTTCCAGAAGTCATCATCAAGGGCTGTGCCTTCCACTGGACGAAGGCTGTTTGGACGAAGGTGCAGAACCTTGGGCTTGCGACAACCTTCAGGGAGAGGGAGACAACCCACGTCTTCATCAAACAGCTGATGGCATTGCCGTTCCTACCCTGGAATCATGTTGAGGACGTTTTCAACGCCATGACCAACAGATGTCCACCGCATCTAGAGGAGCTGGTAGGATACGTCAAGACTCAGTGGATGCAGAATCCAGTCTTCCCTATCCGATCCTGGAGCGTCTTTGACTTCAAAGTGAGAACCAACAACGATGTTGAAGGTAtgctataaatattttgttcacacTCAAATCtattacttttaaattattttgtaagttGGAAGAATGAAAAATTCTATATTTGGCTAGAATAAGTCATTTTACTAAAGGAGAAAATTGTAGttataatttatattcatttgttcTACGAGTAagaatttgtatatttattcacTATTTATTTTTCAGGTTGGCATCGCAGGATGAACGTGAAGGCCCAAGGACTCTCTCTTCCTTTATATCACCTGATCCCCCTGCTGCTGAGGGAAGCAGAGTTGGTGAAGACAAGGATCGCCGCATGTGACCTGGAGAGGAACGTGAGGCAGATAGTGACAACCACGCAGAAGAAGATAGAAGATGCAGCAGCCAGATACATGGAGGACATCATCACCGCGTCCCATTTCCTGAAAGTCTGCGGATCTATCTAAATGGTGTGTTTGACGTATGAGGTGCGATGTGATGTACTGTGATGTACTGTGATTCTGTGAAACATTGTGTTTGTGTTGAGATAACTTACTTATTCATGTttgtatatgatattgtttatgtatgtGTTATGTATTCATGTTTGCAgttgaaaacattgaaaataaaaaagaatatttattttgccTAGTTTTGTTGTTTTATCCAGGTGTTATCTCTAAATCATTGTGAaggaaatattatttcatttatacaaaatattataatttgagtaaatattaatatgaaatatatcgtaattcatcatataaaaatttataactatttatataatccgatgttaatatatatatatatatatatataattataatcatatattaGAATAATTTGATTAGCCAAAGGTGTTAAAACTTATTTGGAGGCTCTCAATGGTAGGTTAATATCAATTTACTGTTACCACATAATTAAAAGCCGCAAAACATCTAAATCAAGCAATCATAATTATGTGtctcatcaaatttttaattacccTAAGGTGTATCAATTTACTGTTACCACATAATTAATAGGCGCGAAACATCTCGGGGCGAAACGTCTCAGAGCGAAAGGTCTTTAGGGGCGAACCGTCCCGCACTCCCCCCACTCCACCCTATTTAATTTTTGGAGCGTGTTAAAACCATTGGAATACTCATATTTATGATGGAATATTAGAGTACTGCACCCCCATCCCCCTCTCACAAGGTTAATTTTATAAGGTTGGcgatttcttttaatttgcttGTTCTCGGGTAAGTCCCGTATCCTCACGCCCGATGCTAGGTTCCtgcaaaattttgtaaaatattttggtttttgaaaGGGGAAAATTTACTTCTATAACGACAGAATCTGACATCATACCTCCAAGACACAAAATTATTATGATGACATGCGTCTTTTTTATGCCAACATGCGAGGTATTCATGTCAACATGCGATATGTACATCATTCTTGTTAAGATGAACATAGTGTAAGATATTtatatcaggcacgtagcatcgattttgaaagtggggaggggggcagactcatccaaaaaatcttgacaagcataaaaaaaagggaattttgaattttccaaaatcttcaaaatcttaATCCGGGGTGGGGTAGGAggtggcggggggggggggggggtgtagtaTATCTATAACTTCGATTTCACTCCTAATATTTccctattttttttacatactcccaaaaaaacggtggggggggggcaactccatgataattcaattattTATGTGTAAATGctgcagccccccccccccccccccccccccccccgaatgctacgtgcctgtatatTAAATTGCAAGATATCTATGTTAATATATTTGGATTTCAATCTATATAATGGTTTTGATcatatgcaacttatttattaatGTCTCATGGTATCAAGTAATCATGTAGGGTAATATCTCGTATGgtgacataaatattttgtatgtcaTAACCTTACCTCAACTAAACTATTATGTTGACATATATTAGGctcatttttacacaaaaatccCACGTCAATATATGATTAGGCCTATGTTGCATCTAGCATGTGTCATATGTTAGATATTGGCGTGAGAGAGAAGATTTACCTATTTGAAATCAGATTCTCTAAAATAATGGTTACTTGCATGTAGTCGAACATGATCATGATATTATATACCTATCCAGCTTGTACTGACATAACCTAATAACAAAGTCTTGCATGTATGGTACCGAATGTTGACATAtgttatagcgagcgcagctcgccggcgcgcagcgccggctagcgaagcgagctctaagaaccagtgtgcgcgggaaaaagaacgagctaaacctacagttcatcaaacaaaattttttgtctacgtcccataatgctctctaatgttttcacccgtggtgctatgccaaaaatggccgacttttaactcgtaatttacggtgtcttaaggtttgaagacacgttttgagtaccgcataagctttggcgagactcagaAGATTtgttatagcgagcgcagctcgccggcgcgcagcgccggcgcgaagcgagctctaccggcaaggcatgtgtgaatagaaaattcggactagttgcacattcattcaacggatttttttggcgtcagtaaatcggaccagtaatgcatcgttttaatcgtcccagtagttccctgtaatcatggcaatttttatcactttacactctcacgagaatcagcaagacaaatttagacagtaaaaaaaataacgatgtaagcgacatacagtcaatgttacctctaaagttcacctcagtacactttcaatcaaaaataatcgtgtgacgtcacaaacgtttacacattgatccgatatattttttcggagtcagtaaattttgacccacaattcatagtaccaatggtttccaacctcacgttccaacatcacgttctcccga is drawn from Crassostrea angulata isolate pt1a10 chromosome 5, ASM2561291v2, whole genome shotgun sequence and contains these coding sequences:
- the LOC128184404 gene encoding major facilitator superfamily domain-containing protein 8-like is translated as MHLQTGNILNFCLVYLLRYVCVTCQRKNNNFLMSQKCRKRMTYLICGLFFLMGGIEYAVILPTLWLYMKNDFSARPYFLGFVLSAFSFSALLFSPVIGRCADVFRRPKLLLILCTLWEIAGNAMYFMGISKWFLLGSRLVSGLGAGGEALILAEIGRVTSEEDRTGIISTLVSMRQLGLIFGPGLNFFLRLSHFYIGPFLVDKFSAPGAFMACMWTLQCLLLIFFFTDLHIIHGNSEHEIRATEEINSQKRIIGSNDDEKCRKLTLKLLYDDYIREEIIVLIALQFNSFFNQVALETMATPLSQKLLNWGEIENSLMYCIAGVEVVLVFMLVRFLSKRLQDRTMLVFGCAILTLANCWLMYVVPHTSPDNPQKNIAFFALGIILDMIALPFLVVCSISLFSKLTRKDSQGLSQGIRRSVVGVSCILAPLWAGSTIDKPYIMFGVMIGLLVMALTMLIISFSKLNTNKDGKGTHQITQETLSSVQHEQDQERQPLLSQN